Genomic segment of Vibrio celticus:
TAGAAAAGCTTAGCCCACAACCATCGGGCGTTGCGTATTACAAAATATCGGTTCATTGGGAGTAACGCTTCTTTGTCGCTAAGTTAACCCTCCGCACCGCTGAATCATCAACTTAAGTTAAGGAAGCTCATCGTGGAAGAAATCAAAGGCATTCTCCAATTTATGGTAGAAATTGAACAATTAAAGGATGTTCATCGACAAACAAAACCAGTTGGATTGGAGCGATATGAAAACTCGGCCGAGCACAGTTGGCACGTTTGTTTGAGCGCACTCATGTTGAAAGACTATGCCAATGAAGAGATCGATATTACGCGAGTGATGAAGATGTTGTTGATTCATGATCTTGGGGAAATCGATGCCGGAGATACCATCATTTATGCCAGTGAAACCGCAGAAAACAAGCTCAAAGAGAGAAACTGCGTTGAGCGCTTACTGAAATCATTACCGAGCCATTCAAGAAGCGAGTATTTGGATTTATGGCTTGAGTTCGAAGCGGGCGAGTCACCGGAAGCTAGATTTGGTAAGGCGATCGATAGAGTGCCGCCTTTGCTTCATAACATCCATGGTGGTGGTCACAGCTGGAAGAAGCACAACATATCCAAAGACAAAGTACTCACCTTCAATGGCGAGCGTATTTCTAAAGGCAGTCGTGCTCTATGGAAAGAGCTAGAAGTGCAACTTGAAGGGGCTGCGGGCAAAGGGTTATTAAAGTAAAAGTTAATTTCATACCTTAGCGTAACAATAGCTTTAGCGGTTCATTGAGGGATATCTCGATGGAAAATGATTCAAGATGCATGGCACTAATCTTGTGTCTCATTTCTTTCTAATAAAACTCTAGTGTCGAGTAGACGACACTTGTTACCAAGTGCCGCCCCTCTAAGAACCGTACGTGCAACTTTCACTGCATACGGCTCAAGCCTCCACTAAGGCATCATTGATACCCAGCAACTTATAACGCAGTCGGGACAGGCTCTTTCCAAGAGTTACGAGCTAGCCTTTTAGATTTTCTCTTCACCAAATATTCTTGGTATTGAGGGTCAAAAGGGGTCGCTGCATTCCTGATTTTACGTGTCGCTCGATGGGCACTTTAGCTATTTGGAACAGATTGAAGTGACAGTCCATGTCCATGATTTTCTGCCAACCGTGAAATTGCCACTGGCCTTTACGATTGAGAAAATACTTATGAACAACCCAGTCTTTGGACTTGGTTGGATGACGTCTAACTGCCCAGTGCCATAACGCTTGGAATAGTTTGTGGCCGACATACCCGAATACTTGTTTAGCAACACAGTGGCGATAGTAATTCGCCCACCCTCTAAGTTTCGGATTTATCAACTTGATAAGATCGTTAACAGGGATGGTTGCGTGCTTTTTAATAAGTTCACGTAGATTTCTAAGAAATAACAGCGTGTTAGATTTGCTCGGTTTAATGAGCAATTTCCCTTTGTACTTCCTGTGATTGAAACCCAGAAAGTCAAAGCCATCATCAATATGAGTGACCTTCGTTTTCTCTTCGGAGAGGGTTAACCCTCTTTCTGCCAGAAAGTCAGCAATCAACGGTTTGATATCGTTCACTAGCACTTCCTTTGAAGAGCAGGTGACCACGAAATCATCCGCATAACCAATAAAGTTGGCCCTAGCACCCATTTTCAGAGCTGTAGATTTTATTCGTTGCTCTATTCCCACGAGAGTCATTAGCATCAAGGTTGGAGATATTATCCCACCTTGAGGTGTGCCCTCATCGGTATCATAGAACAGACCCTTATCCACATAGCCAGACTTTAACCATTGCTCTAACATACG
This window contains:
- a CDS encoding HD domain-containing protein, producing MEEIKGILQFMVEIEQLKDVHRQTKPVGLERYENSAEHSWHVCLSALMLKDYANEEIDITRVMKMLLIHDLGEIDAGDTIIYASETAENKLKERNCVERLLKSLPSHSRSEYLDLWLEFEAGESPEARFGKAIDRVPPLLHNIHGGGHSWKKHNISKDKVLTFNGERISKGSRALWKELEVQLEGAAGKGLLK